From Zingiber officinale cultivar Zhangliang chromosome 5B, Zo_v1.1, whole genome shotgun sequence, the proteins below share one genomic window:
- the LOC121985284 gene encoding uncharacterized protein LOC121985284 has product MPSCFRGVVAAGPSASSSEGPTLTTSVYETPLGLASLTWSRTLLGLSLRAVLRLDEVDDDGEDEEEEGGEPLSFRVRPWLLWKRRGARRFHFKDRVGRRRSVDITWDLTRATFPSGPEPAVGFFVAVSVDADLILVAGDLIDEAHKKTKAQHPLAPSALISRLEHVVLVENGGSRRSYRSRARLGGRDREIFIEIGGKEKGKEFAMSVQVDGKRVVHVRRLRWKFRGSERVELDGGRIQFSWDLHNWFFHPKNNPSVPKTSGGDVSASVAAELGHAVFVLRFEDEENPSQGRSGDPLYKNLATDRYNGKTKHINRSCSSSGGSGGERRKSGRKRSMQKTSCSASSTSSASSASTWSVMDWASEEEMELRRSQGFSLLVYA; this is encoded by the coding sequence ATGCCCTCGTGCTTTCGAGGCGTCGTCGCTGCTGGGCCGTCGGCCTCCTCCTCCGAAGGGCCGACCCTGACGACCTCGGTCTACGAGACACCCCTCGGCCTCGCTTCGCTCACGTGGTCACGCACTCTCCTCGGCCTCTCCCTTCGCGCCGTCCTCCGCCTCGATGAGGTAGACGACGACGGCGAGGACGAGGAGGAAGAGGGAGGGGAGCCCCTCAGTTTCCGTGTCCGGCCGTGGCTTCTCTGGAAGCGGCGCGGCGCCAGGCGGTTCCACTTCAAGGATCGAGTCGGTCGCCGCCGCTCCGTGGACATCACGTGGGACCTCACTCGCGCGACCTTCCCTAGCGGCCCCGAGCCCGCCGTGGGGTTCTTCGTCGCCGTCTCCGTCGATGCAGATCTAATCCTCGTCGCGGGGGATCTCATCGACGAGGCGCACAAGAAGACCAAAGCCCAGCACCCTCTCGCGCCCTCGGCACTGATATCCAGGCTCGAGCATGTGGTTCTGGTGGAGAACGGAGGCAGCCGGAGGTCATACAGGTCTCGGGCCCGACTCGGAGGCCGGGACCGCGAGATCTTCATCGAGATCGGGGGAAAGGAGAAGGGGAAAGAATTTGCGATGTCGGTGCAGGTCGACGGCAAGCGGGTCGTGCACGTGCGGCGCCTACGTTGGAAGTTCCGCGGCAGCGAAAGAGTGGAACTCGACGGGGGTCGGATCCAGTTCTCCTGGGACCTCCACAACTGGTTCTTCCACCCCAAGAACAACCCCTCTGTTCCCAAAACTTCCGGCGGCGATGTCTCCGCCTCCGTTGCGGCGGAACTAGGGCACGCCGTCTTCGTTCTTCGGTTCGAGGACGAGGAGAATCCTAGCCAGGGGCGTTCCGGCGATCCGCTGTACAAAAACTTGGCCACCGACCGGTACAATGGTAAGACCAAGCACATCAACAGGAGCTGTAGCAGTAGCGGAGGAAGTGGCGGAGAGAGGAGGAAATCCGGGAGGAAGAGAAGCATGCAGAAGACAAGTTGCTCCGCTTCTTCAACTTCATCGGCGTCATCAGCGAGCACGTGGTCGGTGATGGATTGGGCAAGCGAAGAGGAAATGGAACTGCGACGATCGCAAGGCTTTTCACTGCTTGTCTACGCCTAG